The following are encoded in a window of Flavobacteriales bacterium genomic DNA:
- a CDS encoding DinB family protein, producing MLDLIHHYADYGLWANLRFVRRLEREPDETLDAPAPGSFPTLRATLTHIRDAEHTWWGRLTGTPTTWPASSDRSIAGTEEHFQRFHDLVMGCDEVALRMVKEYHDLRGNAHRQPAWQMIMHCINHGTQHRGQLITQMRSLGLAEIPANDLVAYQRSIAKG from the coding sequence ATGCTGGACCTCATCCACCACTACGCCGACTATGGCCTGTGGGCCAACTTGCGCTTCGTGCGACGCCTGGAACGCGAGCCGGACGAAACGCTCGATGCGCCCGCGCCGGGCAGTTTCCCGACACTTCGTGCCACGCTGACGCACATCCGCGACGCCGAACATACCTGGTGGGGCAGGCTCACCGGCACGCCGACCACCTGGCCCGCTTCAAGCGATCGTTCCATCGCAGGAACGGAGGAGCACTTCCAACGCTTCCATGATCTTGTGATGGGATGCGATGAAGTCGCGTTGCGCATGGTGAAAGAGTACCACGACCTGCGCGGTAACGCGCACCGGCAACCGGCCTGGCAGATGATCATGCACTGCATCAACCACGGCACCCAACACCGGGGCCAGCTGATCACCCAAATGCGTTCCTTGGGCCTCGCGGAGATCCCCGCCAACGATCTGGTGGCCTACCAACGTTCCATCGCCAAAGGCTGA
- a CDS encoding porin, with the protein MLMTRYAMARLLVVLGMLMPMTLLAQQEVDERALLDVKDGISIRKDSLFLLNLRFRIQNRIGFTTLAGDDLSPANVDARVRRLRLRFDGFVLQRKLQYYIQLSFTKADMELETGQIPQPIRDAMVYYHFNRRFYLGFGQSKLPGNRQRVISSGNQQFADRSIANGLYTIDRDFGVFAYYTQPIGTQQVQLKGAFTTGEGRGASPGDAGMAYTGRVEWLPMGAFTNAGDYSEGDLEFEPKPRVSLAATYSWNERARRTGGQLGFDLYERRDIGTFIAEALLKYQGWAWSNEYFDRRSPDPLTYSPEGAVRAIQVGQGFNTQLSKLFRSRYEVATRYTFVLPERGVDGQTRHTEEMLLGGTRYFNGHRIKMQLYAGYRWFEGRMALDAPGNAWTTMFQMEFGI; encoded by the coding sequence ATGCTGATGACACGATACGCCATGGCCCGCCTGCTGGTGGTGCTGGGCATGCTGATGCCCATGACGCTGTTGGCCCAGCAGGAGGTGGACGAACGCGCCTTGCTCGACGTCAAGGACGGCATCAGCATCCGCAAGGATTCGCTCTTCCTGCTGAATCTCCGCTTCCGCATCCAGAACCGCATCGGCTTCACCACCCTGGCGGGTGATGACCTGAGCCCGGCGAATGTGGATGCGCGCGTGCGCCGCCTGCGTCTGCGCTTCGACGGCTTCGTGCTGCAGCGAAAACTCCAGTACTACATCCAACTCTCCTTCACCAAGGCGGACATGGAGTTGGAGACGGGCCAGATCCCGCAGCCCATCCGCGACGCCATGGTGTACTACCATTTCAACCGGCGCTTCTATCTCGGCTTCGGGCAAAGCAAGTTGCCAGGCAACCGCCAGCGCGTGATCTCCTCGGGCAACCAGCAGTTCGCCGACCGATCGATCGCCAACGGCCTCTACACCATCGATCGCGACTTCGGGGTGTTCGCCTATTACACACAGCCCATCGGCACCCAGCAGGTGCAGTTGAAGGGCGCCTTCACCACGGGGGAGGGCCGTGGCGCGTCACCAGGTGATGCGGGGATGGCCTATACCGGCCGTGTGGAATGGCTGCCCATGGGCGCCTTCACCAATGCGGGTGATTACTCCGAGGGCGACCTGGAGTTCGAGCCCAAGCCGCGCGTGAGCCTGGCGGCGACCTACTCCTGGAACGAGCGCGCGCGCCGCACCGGCGGCCAACTCGGCTTCGACCTGTACGAGCGCCGCGACATCGGCACCTTCATCGCCGAGGCGCTGCTGAAGTACCAGGGATGGGCCTGGAGCAACGAGTACTTCGATCGCCGCAGCCCCGATCCGTTGACCTATTCGCCGGAAGGCGCGGTCCGGGCCATACAGGTGGGCCAGGGTTTCAATACGCAGCTGAGCAAGCTCTTCCGCAGCCGGTACGAAGTGGCCACGCGCTACACCTTCGTACTGCCTGAGCGCGGTGTGGACGGACAAACACGCCACACGGAGGAGATGCTGCTGGGTGGAACGCGCTACTTCAACGGCCATCGGATCAAAATGCAGCTGTATGCGGGCTACCGCTGGTTCGAAGGCCGCATGGCCCTGGATGCGCCCGGCAACGCCTGGACCACCATGTTCCAGATGGAGTTCGGCATCTGA
- a CDS encoding YdcF family protein, protein MRPAGKRGPWRRLLRRLLILGLLVLINAWWCDRVIRKHTEARMYDRLSEVPVHDVGLVLGTSHRSRDGGPNPWFAHRMGAAAELYHAGRVRYLLVSGDNATVGYNEPLVMRRALIRLGVDSTHIVMDHAGFRTFDSVVRAREVFGQQRFTVVSQRFHAERAVYIAGRLGIEAVGYAAKDVTGRRSIRTWWRERGARVKVFLDLLFGTRPRYLGDPVPVGEAPEVPVADSTITE, encoded by the coding sequence ATGCGCCCTGCCGGGAAACGAGGACCCTGGCGTCGCCTGTTGCGGCGGCTGCTCATCCTTGGCCTGCTGGTGCTGATCAACGCCTGGTGGTGCGACCGTGTGATCCGCAAGCACACCGAAGCGCGCATGTACGACCGCCTGTCCGAAGTACCCGTGCATGATGTGGGCCTGGTGCTGGGCACCTCGCACCGCAGCCGCGATGGGGGACCCAACCCCTGGTTCGCGCACCGCATGGGCGCCGCCGCCGAACTCTACCACGCCGGGCGCGTGCGATACCTGTTGGTGAGCGGCGACAACGCCACGGTGGGCTACAATGAACCGCTGGTGATGCGCCGCGCATTGATACGCCTCGGCGTGGACAGCACGCACATCGTGATGGACCACGCGGGCTTCCGAACCTTCGACTCGGTGGTGCGCGCCAGGGAGGTCTTCGGTCAGCAGCGCTTCACGGTGGTGAGCCAGCGTTTCCATGCCGAACGCGCCGTTTACATCGCGGGCCGTCTGGGCATCGAAGCGGTGGGCTACGCGGCGAAGGATGTCACCGGCCGGCGCAGCATCAGGACGTGGTGGCGCGAGCGAGGTGCCCGTGTGAAGGTCTTCCTGGACCTGCTTTTCGGCACGCGGCCGCGCTACCTCGGCGATCCCGTGCCGGTGGGCGAGGCACCGGAAGTCCCTGTAGCCGACAGTACCATCACGGAATAG
- the purB gene encoding adenylosuccinate lyase produces the protein MELNPLTAISPIDGRYRDRTRGLARWFSEQALMRYRLKVELAYFAFLCEIPLEELRGVDLAKLEPVARRINDLSTSDAQRIKEIERVTNHDVKAVEYFLKERLEEAGFSAQQEFTHFALTSQDVNNTALPLLVKDFVFEAYLPAMIGLRDRLHGLAMEHAQVPMLARTHGQPASPTRLGKEIQVFVERLDDLLKLLRDIPFSGKFGGATGNFNAHHAAYPELDWVKLADRFLEDKLGLRRQHFTTQIEHYDHLAALFDAMRRVNTVLMDLCRDLWHYISLDYFRQRIKPGEIGSSAMPHKVNPIDFENAEGNLGMANALFLHLADKLPVSRLQRDLTDSTVTRNIGVPMAHTMLAVEALQKGLGKLLLNESAILRDLDAQWPVVAEGIQTILRRAGVAQPYERLKELTRGKDRVTQEDIAAFIDGLDVDDDLKRRLKELTPRNYTGIDLLARVTP, from the coding sequence ATGGAACTCAACCCCCTCACCGCCATTTCGCCGATCGACGGCCGTTACCGCGACCGCACGCGCGGACTGGCACGCTGGTTCAGCGAACAGGCCCTGATGCGCTACCGCCTGAAGGTGGAACTGGCCTACTTCGCCTTCCTGTGCGAGATCCCTTTGGAGGAATTGCGCGGCGTGGACCTCGCGAAGTTGGAACCCGTGGCACGCCGCATCAACGACCTCAGCACCAGCGACGCGCAACGCATCAAGGAGATCGAGCGGGTGACGAACCACGACGTGAAGGCGGTGGAGTATTTCCTGAAAGAGCGTTTGGAAGAGGCGGGCTTCAGCGCCCAGCAGGAGTTCACCCACTTCGCGCTCACCAGCCAGGACGTGAACAACACGGCGCTGCCGTTGCTGGTGAAGGACTTCGTCTTCGAGGCCTACCTGCCTGCGATGATCGGCCTGCGCGACCGGCTGCATGGCCTTGCCATGGAGCACGCGCAGGTGCCGATGCTGGCCCGCACACACGGCCAGCCGGCCTCGCCCACCCGGCTGGGCAAGGAGATCCAGGTCTTCGTGGAAAGGCTGGACGATCTGCTGAAGCTGCTGCGTGACATCCCCTTCAGCGGCAAATTCGGCGGCGCCACCGGCAACTTCAATGCGCACCACGCGGCCTATCCGGAATTGGACTGGGTGAAGCTGGCGGACCGCTTCCTGGAAGACAAGCTCGGCCTGCGGCGCCAGCATTTCACCACGCAGATCGAACACTACGACCACCTGGCCGCGCTGTTCGATGCCATGCGCCGCGTGAACACCGTGCTGATGGACCTGTGCCGCGACCTGTGGCACTACATCAGCCTGGACTACTTCCGCCAGCGCATCAAGCCCGGCGAGATCGGCAGCAGCGCCATGCCCCACAAGGTGAACCCCATCGACTTCGAGAACGCCGAAGGCAACCTGGGCATGGCCAACGCGCTCTTCCTCCACCTGGCGGACAAACTGCCCGTGAGCCGCCTGCAGCGCGACCTCACCGACAGCACCGTGACGCGCAACATCGGCGTGCCCATGGCGCACACCATGCTCGCCGTGGAGGCCCTCCAGAAAGGCCTTGGCAAGCTGCTGCTGAACGAATCGGCCATCCTGCGCGACCTGGACGCGCAATGGCCCGTGGTGGCCGAGGGCATCCAAACGATCCTGCGGCGTGCCGGCGTGGCGCAGCCCTACGAACGGTTGAAGGAACTCACCCGCGGCAAGGACCGCGTGACGCAGGAGGACATCGCGGCCTTCATCGACGGCCTCGACGTGGACGATGACCTGAAGCGCCGCCTGAAGGAGCTGACACCGCGCAACTACACGGGCATCGACCTGCTGGCCCGGGTGACACCCTGA
- a CDS encoding EI24 domain-containing protein: protein MTFFNQAAHGLNGYMRAFGFALRHGMGWMFLMPALLWVLLAFGLYAVLQGPVQTLSDWVGGYLAIPVAEGENGAWHDIKAFINGARGLVVAIVLKLAIAYLLFVANKYIVLVLLSPLLAYASERAEEILTGRSWPFSWGRLLKDALRGSLVALRNGILELSISVGVWVLTLMVPLFAPLSVVVLFIVSSYFYGFSMFDYLFERRRLRIGESVRAVNDRLGAVMANGALFSLLMKLPLLGLMFAPPMAAIGAVLAEVRMEARRTKAVPQNG, encoded by the coding sequence ATGACCTTCTTCAACCAAGCGGCCCACGGCCTCAACGGCTACATGCGGGCCTTTGGCTTCGCGTTGCGCCATGGCATGGGCTGGATGTTCCTGATGCCGGCGCTGCTTTGGGTGCTGCTGGCCTTCGGGCTCTACGCGGTGTTGCAGGGCCCTGTGCAGACCTTGTCCGACTGGGTGGGCGGGTACCTCGCCATTCCGGTGGCCGAGGGAGAGAACGGCGCCTGGCACGACATCAAGGCCTTCATCAATGGCGCACGTGGACTGGTGGTGGCCATCGTGCTCAAACTCGCCATCGCCTACCTGCTCTTCGTGGCCAACAAGTACATCGTGCTGGTGCTGCTCTCACCGCTGCTGGCCTATGCGAGCGAGCGCGCGGAGGAGATCCTCACGGGCCGCAGCTGGCCTTTCAGCTGGGGGCGCCTGCTGAAGGATGCGCTGCGTGGTTCGCTGGTGGCGCTGCGCAACGGCATCCTGGAATTGTCCATCAGTGTGGGCGTATGGGTGCTCACGCTCATGGTGCCGCTCTTCGCGCCACTGTCGGTGGTGGTGCTCTTCATCGTGTCGTCGTACTTCTATGGCTTCAGCATGTTCGACTATCTCTTCGAGCGGCGGCGGCTGCGCATCGGCGAAAGCGTGCGCGCGGTGAATGACCGGCTCGGTGCGGTAATGGCCAACGGCGCCCTCTTCAGCCTGCTGATGAAGCTGCCGCTGCTGGGCCTGATGTTCGCGCCACCCATGGCCGCCATCGGCGCGGTGCTGGCGGAGGTACGCATGGAGGCCAGGCGCACGAAGGCGGTCCCTCAGAACGGATAG
- a CDS encoding T9SS type A sorting domain-containing protein: MNTAKTCAIEQGLLLVVALIVAVFRIPSATYAQNLVPNPGFEEADTCSTMSFGIEGPLHWFSANGSPDHLQSCLPYGAFNGLPLNFFTYQEPFEGSSCVGMHTYYQNGQAEYREWIMAPLLEPLVVGQTYYGSFRANAAFGGNAQYPQQWLANDKVGMLFTMQDRPWADGDPYPVPPNYAHIVHPQILADTVGWTLVSGSFVADSAYQYVMIGQFFSNALTDTLHLAPQGDPWFWYPRAYTLVDAVCVSASPGGCDLGQGVVDPQATGLLLFPNPAQDQLIVGQRAGAEVQVLDAVGRLLWQGRITSDRWVLDVGSWARGAYLLRMAHRGRVETHKFVLTD, from the coding sequence ATGAACACCGCCAAGACATGCGCCATTGAGCAAGGTTTGCTGCTTGTGGTGGCCTTGATAGTGGCGGTATTCCGCATACCCTCTGCCACATACGCCCAGAACCTGGTGCCCAACCCGGGGTTCGAGGAGGCGGACACCTGCTCCACGATGAGCTTCGGTATTGAAGGGCCACTCCATTGGTTCAGCGCCAACGGAAGCCCCGATCATCTGCAAAGCTGTTTGCCCTATGGTGCCTTCAATGGGTTGCCCTTGAATTTCTTCACCTACCAAGAGCCGTTCGAGGGTTCCTCCTGCGTGGGTATGCACACTTACTATCAGAATGGCCAAGCCGAGTACCGGGAGTGGATCATGGCTCCGTTGTTGGAACCCTTGGTGGTGGGGCAGACCTACTACGGCAGCTTCCGGGCGAACGCGGCTTTCGGCGGCAACGCCCAGTATCCCCAGCAGTGGTTGGCCAATGACAAGGTAGGTATGCTCTTCACCATGCAGGACCGGCCGTGGGCCGATGGAGACCCGTACCCTGTGCCGCCCAATTATGCACACATAGTCCATCCGCAGATCCTTGCGGATACGGTGGGCTGGACCTTGGTGAGTGGCAGCTTCGTGGCGGACAGTGCCTACCAGTACGTGATGATCGGGCAGTTCTTCAGCAACGCTTTGACGGATACACTGCATCTCGCTCCACAAGGAGACCCCTGGTTCTGGTACCCTCGCGCATATACCTTGGTGGATGCGGTTTGCGTATCGGCGAGTCCGGGCGGTTGCGATCTGGGGCAAGGGGTGGTCGATCCGCAGGCCACAGGCCTTTTGCTGTTCCCCAATCCTGCGCAGGACCAGTTGATCGTGGGCCAGCGGGCCGGGGCTGAGGTGCAGGTGCTGGATGCTGTGGGGCGCTTGCTTTGGCAGGGCCGGATCACGAGCGACCGTTGGGTGTTGGATGTGGGGTCTTGGGCGCGCGGTGCCTATTTGTTGCGCATGGCGCATCGCGGCCGGGTGGAAACGCACAAGTTCGTATTGACCGATTGA